From a region of the Tachypleus tridentatus isolate NWPU-2018 chromosome 1, ASM421037v1, whole genome shotgun sequence genome:
- the LOC143225658 gene encoding AKT-interacting protein-like isoform X5, with product MYTCLHNRQLPSILQSFIMNILPEQSLIVFEPSVFHPLINTETGELVVKRGFQKWRYRNYENEMWVLKPTTPHIFITIHYLQTKCGKVTALPSKEENELK from the exons ATGTACActtgtcttcacaacaggcagttgccatccattctacaaagtttcatcatgaatattctgcctgAACAATCT CTAATAGTTTTTGAACCATCAGTTTTTCATCCTTTAATAAATACTGAAACTGGAGAACTAGTTGTAAAGAGAGGATTCCAGAAATGGAG atatagaaattatgagaacgagatgtgggtgctcaagcccacaacgccCCACATCTTTATCACCATTCACTACCTGCAAACAAAatgtggaaaggtgactgctctcccaagtaaagaagaaaatgaatTGAAGTAA
- the LOC143225658 gene encoding AKT-interacting protein-like isoform X4 has translation MYTCLHNRQLPSILQSFIMNILPEQSLIVFEPSVFHPLINTETGELVVKRGFQKWRYERDLELFKAKVAESINFCHEKLYETSTQDPHALRFSPWEPTTHENVRKKLLSGNMEVK, from the exons ATGTACActtgtcttcacaacaggcagttgccatccattctacaaagtttcatcatgaatattctgcctgAACAATCT CTAATAGTTTTTGAACCATCAGTTTTTCATCCTTTAATAAATACTGAAACTGGAGAACTAGTTGTAAAGAGAGGATTCCAGAAATGGAG atatgAGAGAGACCTAGAATTGTTCAAGGCCAAAGTGGCTGAGAGTATTAACTTTTGTCATGAAAAGCTGTATGAAACCTCAACTCAAGATCCACATGCTCTCCGCTTCAGTCCGTGGGAACCGACTACACATGAGAATGTTAGGAAGAAATTATTATCTGGAAAT